In the genome of Ptychodera flava strain L36383 chromosome 13, AS_Pfla_20210202, whole genome shotgun sequence, one region contains:
- the LOC139147594 gene encoding peroxisomal coenzyme A diphosphatase NUDT7-like has translation MRGLFQAEPFEMLSKEQIVTRLKKYDRPDIVEVYGEIPCPKAAILVPLFFRDAELRVLLTVRSPKLRSHGGEVACPGGKKDSTDATLLDTALRESWEEIGLPREEVEVVAQGVPFFTKSKIVVTPFIGFIEDNFVPIANESEVDAVFSMPLMEFLSKDNHTCQKFEGHEGPSYIHFFSHTENGRTYRPWGITALTCIVIANIIYGKAPEYPMNYEYDSNEPNKLGLTWYKRIVSMYNTTQLENSKL, from the coding sequence aGGTCTGTTTCAAGCAGAACCATTTGAGATGTTGTCCAAGGAGCAGATTGTGACTagattgaaaaaatatgacaggCCAGATATTGTCGAGGTGTATGGAGAGATACCTTGTCCCAAGGCGGCAATCTTGGTGCCGTTGTTTTTCCGAGATGCAGAACTTCGCGTACTCTTAACTGTGCGATCCCCGAAACTACGCTCTCATGGTGGGGAAGTGGCATGTCCCGGCGGAAAGAAAGACAGCACAGATGCCACGCTTCTCGATACAGCACTGAGAGAATCATGGGAAGAAATAGGTCTCCCGAGGGAGGAAGTGGAAGTAGTCGCACAAGGGGTGCCGTTTTTTACAAAAAGCAAAATTGTCGTGACTCCATTCATTGGCTTCATAGAGGACAATTTTGTGCCCATTGCCAACGAAAGTGAAGTAGATGCTGTCTTCAGTATGCCGCTCATGGAATTCTTGTCCAAAGACAACCACACCTGTCAGAAATTCGAGGGCCATGAAGGCCCTTCATACATTCACTTTTTctctcacacagaaaatggccGTACTTACCGACCATGGGGCATAACTGCACTCACCTGTATTGTGATTGCCAATATAATTTATGGCAAAGCTCCAGAGTATCCAATGAATTATGAATACGATTCTAATGAGCCAAACAAACTAGGTCTGACGTGGTACAAAAGAATTGTATCTATGTACAATACAACACAGCTAGAAAACAGCAAGCTGTAA